ACGGCGTCGTCAGCGCCGCCGACGGCCCGATCCGGCTCGCCGTCGACGAGTGCTTCGGCAACTGCCCCAAGTACATCCAGCAACGCGAGCTGCGCCCGGCGGCGGCCGCCGGCCGCGGGGCGACGCGGCGCGCGGCGGCGCTGTCGCCGGCACAGCAGCAGCGCATCGCCCATGCCGACACCTTCTTCATCGCCTCGCAGCACCCCCGCGCCGGGCTCGACGCCTCGCACCGCGGCGGCAACCCGGGCTTCGTCGAGGTCGTCGACGCCGGCCACCTCGCCTGGCCCGACTACGCCGGCAACGCGATGTTCCAGACCCTCGGCAACCTGACCAGCGAGCCGCGGGCCGGGCTGCTGTTCGTCGACTTTGCCAGCGGCGACGTCCTGCAGCTCACCGGCCGCGCGACGGTGGACTTCGACCGACGGCGCGCGCAACGGTACGCCGGCGCCGAGCGCGTCGTCGACGTCGCCATCGACGAGGTGCGCGACACCCCCGGCGCCGTGCCGCTGCGCGCCGGGCCACCGGCGTATTCGCCCCACAACCCGTAGCCCGCCGCGCGGTGCGCGAGGATCCCGGCGAGACGGGCGACGGTGCCGCCGCGGGGCGGCGACCCGGTCGTCGCGTCACGGTTCGTGGAGATCGACCGCCTCGGCGCGGACGACCGGGAGCGGTTGCTCGGGATCTGACGGCCGGAAGCGGGCGGTCGAGTCCGGCCCCGCCGGTGCTCTCGACCTCGCGCGCCTCGGCGCGGGTCCGCGGTGCGCGGGGCTTCTTTGCATCGCCACTCCGATCCGTATAAGGCGACGCAATTGTCTTGCCTGCCATGAGTAGCTCGCCCAGCTCACCCAGTCGGCTGCGTCTCTGGCTCGTCGCCCTGCTGGTCTTCGCGGCCGCGGTGCGGCTGGTCGGGCTCGATTTCGACGACAAGCACTTCTTCCACCCCGACGAACGGCGCATCGCCTTCGCCGTCGGGGAGCTGTCGTTCCAGCCGCTGCAGCTCAACCCGCACTTCTTCGCCTACGGCTCGTTCCCGTTCTACGTCAACCGCGCCGTCAGCAGCCTGCTCAGCAACATCGACCCGCGGATGGCGAACTACGACGGCGTCATGATGACCGGGCGCGCCGTCAGCGGCGTCATCGGCACGCTGACGGTGCTGCTGCTCACCGTGCTCGGGGCCCGCCTCTACAACCGCTCGGTCGGGCTGCTCGCCGGCTTCCTGCTCGCCGCCTGCGTGCTGCACGTGCAGAACTCGCACTACGGCACCACCGACATCTTCCTCACCTTCCTGGTCACCCTGGCGCTGTACTGCATGATCGGGATCGTCCAGCGCGGCTGGACGCGCGACTACGTCTACGCCGGCCTGGCGATCGGCTTCGCCGCCGCGACCAAGTTCAGCGCCCTGCCGCTGCTCGCGCCGCTCGCCGTCGCCGGCCTGGTGCGCATCCCGCGCGACGGCTTCCTGCGGGTCGCCGGCCGCGGCCTGCTCGCCGTCGTCTGCCTGGCCGCGGCCTTCGCCGCCGGACAGCCGTACGCGATCCTCGACTTCGCCAACTACGCCCGCGACATCACCGAGCAGAGCGGCATGGTGCGCGAAGCCGGCCGCCTGCCGTACACCAACCAGTACATCGGGGTGGTGAAGTACTACTACGACCTGACCCAGATGTTCTGGTGGGGCATGACGCCGCCGCTGGCGATCGCCGCCATCTGGGCGACCGCGGCGCGGGTGGTCGGGGCGGTCCGCGAACGCTCCGCCACCGACGCCGTGCTGCTGGCGTGGGTGCTGCCGTTCTTCCTCATCACCGGCTCCTTCGACGTGAAGTTCGTCCGCTACCTGCTGCCGATCTACCCGATCATGATCCTGTGGGCGGCGGCGTTCCTGTGGCGCGCCGCCCAGCGCTCACTGCTCGGGCGGATCGCGATGTGGGGGGTGGCGATCGCCACCGGCCTGGCGGCGCTGGCGTTCCTGTCGATCTACACCCGGCCGCACACGGTGGTGACCGCCTCGGAGTGGCTCTATCGCAACGTGCCGCCGGGCAAGGTGATCGTCACCCAGCACTGGGACGAGGGCTTTCCGCTGCCGCTGCCGGGGCAGAACCCGGGCAAGTACAAGGTCGACGACCTGCCGTACTACGAGCCCGACACCCCCGGAAAATGGCGCGACATCGCCAACCGCCTCGCCGCCGCCGACTACATCGCCTTCCAGACCAAGCGGCTCTACGGCGCGCTCACCATGGCGCCGCAGAAGTACCCGATCGCCAACAACTACTTCTACCAGCTCTTCGCCGGCGATCTCGGCTTCACGCTGGTCTACGACCACGCCTCGCGCCCCGAGCTGCTCGGCCTGGAGGCGCCGGACGAGCTCGCCGACGAATCGATCACCGTCTACGACCACCCGAAGGTGCTGATCTTCGAGAACACCGGCCGCCTCTCGGCGGACGAGCTGTACGAGAAGATCATGCACGGCATGCCGTCGAAGAAGCTGACCCGCACCGACCTGCTGCTGGCCGAGGCCAACCGGGTCGGCGGCACCAGCGAGCCGGCGAGCCCCATCCGCGCCAGCGTGCCGGCGCTGCTCTGGTTCGCGCTGATCGTCGAGCTGCTCGGAGTCGCCGGCTTCGCCATCCTGCGCCGCGCCCTGCCGGTGCCCGGGGTCTACGGCCTGGCCAAGGTCTTCGGCATCCTGCTCTTCGCCTACATCCCCTGGCTGCTGGTCAGCACCGGCCAGGCGGCGTTCACCCGCGGCACGCTGGCCGCGACCCTCGGCGGGCTGCTGCTGTGGGGCGCCCTCGCCTGGCGGCGCGGCCGCGGCGACGAGCCGAGCGGCGAGTGGGCGCCGACCGAGCTGCTCTTCTGGGGCAGCTTCCTGCTGTTCCTGCTGGTGCGCGCCTTCAACCCGGAGATCTTCT
The genomic region above belongs to bacterium and contains:
- a CDS encoding pyridoxamine 5'-phosphate oxidase family protein; this translates as MAGPFHDGERAMQQRAGTAAMAARIGNSIHAEIPARARDLIGEQPFAVLASRDAAGRTWASIVVGEPGFLRAPDARTLEIAATPHAGDPLATDLGNGAPLGVLVIDPATRRRLRINGVVSAADGPIRLAVDECFGNCPKYIQQRELRPAAAAGRGATRRAAALSPAQQQRIAHADTFFIASQHPRAGLDASHRGGNPGFVEVVDAGHLAWPDYAGNAMFQTLGNLTSEPRAGLLFVDFASGDVLQLTGRATVDFDRRRAQRYAGAERVVDVAIDEVRDTPGAVPLRAGPPAYSPHNP